The following proteins are encoded in a genomic region of Cellulomonas sp. ES6:
- a CDS encoding site-2 protease family protein produces the protein MAYVIGVLVLVVGILVSIALHEVGHMVPAKRFGVRVSQYMVGFGPTLWSRTRGETEYGVKAIPLGGYVRLIGMYPTPEAVGNPPVRGFFSRMAADAREASAEEIRPGEDHRAFYRLSTPKKLVVMLGGPVMNLVIAVVLLAVVLIGIGTSGASTTLASVSQCVLPADSTATECSPSDPAAPGAAAGLRPGDTVVAYDGVDVTSWDQLSGLIRGTGDEAVPVVVERDGERVTLSVTPVVAERPVVGDDGRVVTGDDGEPVTRSVGFLGVSPATELQRQPVSEVVTLTADAVWQTGKAVVTLPVSLAGIAQSAFGGAERDSGGVLGPVGIARLAGEVASSDAPGVGVAERVSAMLSLLASLNIALFVFNLIPLVPLDGGHVAAALWEGAKRTVARVRDLPRPRPADAARLQPVALAVFVLLGGMGLLLAYADVVSPASLG, from the coding sequence ATGGCCTACGTGATCGGCGTGCTCGTGCTCGTCGTGGGCATCCTCGTGTCCATCGCCCTGCACGAGGTCGGTCACATGGTGCCCGCCAAGCGGTTCGGCGTGCGGGTCAGCCAGTACATGGTCGGCTTCGGCCCCACGCTGTGGTCCCGCACCCGGGGCGAGACGGAGTACGGCGTCAAGGCGATCCCGCTGGGCGGCTACGTCCGGCTGATCGGCATGTACCCGACGCCCGAGGCGGTGGGGAACCCGCCGGTGCGCGGGTTCTTCAGCCGGATGGCGGCCGACGCCCGCGAGGCCAGCGCGGAGGAGATCCGGCCGGGGGAGGACCACCGCGCGTTCTACCGGCTCTCGACGCCGAAGAAGCTCGTCGTGATGCTCGGCGGGCCGGTGATGAACCTCGTCATCGCGGTGGTGCTGCTGGCCGTCGTGCTCATCGGCATCGGCACGTCCGGGGCGAGCACCACGCTGGCGTCCGTCAGCCAGTGCGTGCTGCCGGCGGACTCGACGGCCACGGAGTGCTCGCCGTCCGACCCGGCGGCGCCGGGCGCCGCGGCCGGCCTGCGTCCCGGTGACACCGTGGTCGCGTACGACGGCGTGGACGTGACGAGCTGGGACCAGCTGTCCGGCCTCATCCGCGGCACGGGCGACGAGGCGGTGCCGGTCGTCGTCGAGCGCGACGGCGAGCGGGTGACGCTCTCGGTGACCCCGGTGGTGGCCGAGCGTCCCGTGGTCGGCGACGACGGCCGGGTGGTCACGGGCGACGACGGCGAGCCGGTGACGCGCAGCGTCGGGTTCCTCGGCGTCAGCCCGGCGACGGAGCTGCAGCGCCAGCCGGTGTCCGAGGTCGTGACGCTGACCGCCGACGCCGTGTGGCAGACCGGCAAGGCCGTCGTCACGCTGCCCGTGAGCCTCGCGGGCATCGCGCAGAGCGCGTTCGGCGGGGCGGAGCGGGACTCCGGCGGCGTGCTGGGGCCGGTCGGCATCGCGCGGCTCGCCGGGGAGGTGGCGTCCAGCGACGCCCCGGGCGTCGGGGTCGCCGAGCGGGTGTCCGCCATGCTCAGCCTGCTGGCGTCCCTCAACATCGCGCTGTTCGTCTTCAACCTCATCCCGCTCGTCCCGCTCGACGGCGGGCACGTGGCCGCCGCCCTGTGGGAGGGCGCCAAGCGGACCGTCGCCCGGGTCCGCGACCTGCCCCGCCCGCGCCCGGCGGACGCCGCCCGGCTGCAGCCCGTCGCGCTCGCGGTGTTCGTCCTGCTCGGGGGCATGGGCCTGCTGCTGGCGTACGCCGACGTCGTCAGCCCCGCGTCGCTCGGCTGA
- a CDS encoding LCP family protein, translating into MTAASRRTARHTRAVARSVRHARPPRARGRVARVAGVTAAAVALSGASGAAALYASVDAGIEHADVDQFLADDRPVEEPPPVDGYAGRPLNILVMGTDSRDGENAALAGEVEGMRSDTTILVHLSADRTRVDMVSVPRDSLVRIPACTLEDGSTSSPRESAMFNDAFMIGAGSTGNLAAAAACTRRTFEENSGVRTDESIVVKMDGVRDVVDALGGVPMDLPEAMDSPKAGLHVPAGPQTFDGTTTLAFLRARTGSGNGLELGSDLARIERQQQLIDALAAQVQSTDLLTDPGTLMPVLTAVSRSLSVSDGLGLRSLAGIALTLRDVDPATLTPVTVPVAEAPTDRDRVVWTSQADDIWQRLNADQPLPGAPDGTDPAGAAVTATP; encoded by the coding sequence ATGACCGCTGCCAGCCGCCGGACCGCCCGGCACACCCGTGCCGTCGCCCGGTCCGTCCGCCACGCCCGGCCGCCCCGCGCCCGCGGGAGGGTCGCCCGGGTCGCCGGGGTGACCGCGGCGGCGGTCGCGCTCTCGGGCGCCTCGGGCGCCGCCGCGCTGTACGCCTCGGTGGACGCGGGGATCGAGCACGCGGACGTCGACCAGTTCCTCGCGGACGACCGGCCCGTCGAGGAGCCGCCGCCCGTCGACGGGTACGCCGGCCGGCCGCTGAACATCCTCGTCATGGGCACCGACAGCCGCGACGGCGAGAACGCGGCGCTGGCCGGCGAGGTCGAGGGCATGCGGTCGGACACGACGATCCTCGTGCACCTGTCCGCCGACCGGACGCGGGTCGACATGGTGTCGGTGCCCCGGGACTCGCTCGTCCGCATCCCGGCCTGCACGCTCGAGGACGGCAGCACGAGCAGCCCGCGCGAGTCCGCGATGTTCAACGACGCGTTCATGATCGGCGCGGGCAGCACCGGCAACCTCGCGGCGGCCGCGGCCTGCACCCGGCGCACGTTCGAGGAGAACTCGGGCGTCCGCACCGACGAGAGCATCGTCGTGAAGATGGACGGCGTCCGCGACGTCGTCGACGCCCTCGGCGGCGTCCCGATGGACCTGCCGGAGGCGATGGACTCCCCCAAGGCCGGCCTGCACGTGCCCGCGGGGCCGCAGACGTTCGACGGCACCACGACCCTCGCCTTCCTCCGGGCCCGCACGGGCTCCGGCAACGGGCTGGAGCTGGGCTCCGACCTGGCGCGCATCGAGCGGCAGCAGCAGCTCATCGACGCCCTCGCCGCCCAGGTCCAGTCCACCGACCTGCTCACCGACCCGGGCACGCTCATGCCGGTGCTGACCGCGGTGAGCCGGTCGCTGTCCGTGAGCGACGGGCTCGGCCTGCGGTCGCTCGCCGGCATCGCGCTGACGCTCCGCGACGTCGACCCGGCGACGCTGACGCCGGTGACCGTGCCCGTCGCGGAGGCGCCGACGGACCGCGACCGCGTGGTGTGGACGTCGCAGGCCGACGACATCTGGCAGCGGCTGAACGCGGACCAGCCGCTGCCGGGCGCGCCGGACGGCACCGACCCGGCGGGCGCGGCGGTCACCGCGACGCCCTGA
- a CDS encoding DUF4081 domain-containing GNAT family N-acetyltransferase yields MAAGGGPAHAGEPRLLDDADVPAALAVCAQDPVAAVLATTRLEQAALHGLRRVGGQLWGYDLGGRLAAVCWAGANLVPVVPDAAVREDALDGFAAFGRAQGRRCSSVVGDAAAVLGLWDRLAPSWGAVREVRSDQPSMVIDHAPNVDPDPAVRRSTPSEYDLVLPACVRMFTEEVGYSPVAGTGGAYEARVRSLVREGRSFVRIEPGATGPQVVFKAELGAVAGGVAQVQGVWVDPARRGERLSEGGMAAVVSLTRRAVAPTVSLYANHYNERALAAYRAVGFRQVGTYATVLF; encoded by the coding sequence GTGGCCGCCGGCGGCGGGCCCGCGCACGCCGGGGAGCCCCGGCTGCTCGACGACGCCGACGTGCCCGCGGCGCTCGCGGTCTGCGCGCAGGACCCGGTCGCCGCGGTGCTCGCGACGACGCGGCTGGAGCAGGCCGCCCTGCACGGGTTGCGGCGCGTCGGCGGGCAGCTGTGGGGCTACGACCTCGGCGGGCGGCTCGCGGCCGTCTGCTGGGCGGGCGCGAACCTCGTGCCCGTCGTCCCGGACGCGGCCGTGCGGGAGGACGCGCTCGACGGCTTCGCGGCGTTCGGGCGCGCGCAGGGCCGGCGCTGCTCCTCGGTCGTCGGGGACGCGGCGGCCGTGCTCGGCCTCTGGGACCGGCTGGCCCCGTCGTGGGGCGCCGTGCGGGAGGTCCGGTCGGACCAGCCGTCGATGGTCATCGACCACGCCCCGAACGTCGACCCCGACCCGGCGGTGCGGCGCTCCACGCCCTCCGAGTACGACCTCGTGCTGCCGGCGTGCGTGCGGATGTTCACCGAGGAAGTCGGCTACTCACCGGTCGCCGGCACCGGCGGCGCCTACGAGGCGCGCGTGCGGTCGCTGGTCCGCGAGGGCCGGTCGTTCGTGAGGATCGAGCCCGGGGCGACCGGGCCCCAGGTCGTCTTCAAGGCCGAGCTCGGCGCCGTCGCGGGCGGGGTCGCGCAGGTGCAGGGCGTGTGGGTCGACCCGGCGCGGCGCGGCGAGCGGCTCTCCGAGGGCGGCATGGCCGCCGTGGTCTCGCTGACCCGCCGGGCGGTGGCGCCGACCGTGTCCCTCTACGCGAACCACTACAACGAGCGGGCCCTGGCGGCGTACCGGGCCGTCGGCTTCCGGCAGGTCGGCACGTACGCGACGGTCCTGTTCTGA
- a CDS encoding DNA-formamidopyrimidine glycosylase family protein yields MPELPEVESLAAFLRERAVGRTVAGVEVGAISALKTFRPAPQDLAGGEVVSAGRHGKWLDLGVRPPAGGDALHLVFHLARAGWLRWSEPLPATPVRPGRSPLALRVRLDDGSGFDLTEAGTRKRLAVYVVTDPADVPQVATLGVEPLSPEFTPQRLAELMAARNQQVKGLLRDQGTIAGIGNAYSDEILLVARTSPFALTRSFDAERVARLHAATVGVLREAVATSAGRPAAELKDAKRRGMRVHGRTGLPCPGWDGVPCGDTVHEVSFADSSLQYCPTCQTGGTPLADRRMSRLLR; encoded by the coding sequence ATGCCGGAGCTGCCCGAGGTCGAGTCGCTGGCCGCGTTCCTGCGCGAGCGCGCCGTCGGGCGCACCGTCGCGGGCGTCGAGGTGGGGGCGATCAGCGCGCTGAAGACGTTCCGCCCCGCCCCGCAGGACCTCGCGGGCGGCGAGGTCGTCTCCGCGGGGCGCCACGGCAAGTGGCTGGACCTCGGGGTCCGCCCGCCCGCCGGCGGGGACGCGCTGCACCTGGTCTTCCACCTGGCCCGGGCGGGGTGGCTGCGCTGGTCCGAGCCGCTCCCGGCGACGCCGGTCCGCCCCGGGCGCTCGCCGCTCGCGCTGCGGGTGCGGCTGGACGACGGCTCCGGGTTCGACCTCACGGAGGCCGGCACCCGCAAGCGGCTCGCCGTGTACGTGGTGACCGACCCGGCCGACGTCCCGCAGGTCGCCACGCTCGGGGTGGAGCCGCTGTCGCCGGAGTTCACCCCGCAGCGGCTCGCGGAGCTCATGGCCGCCCGCAACCAGCAGGTCAAGGGCCTGCTGCGCGACCAGGGGACGATCGCCGGCATCGGCAACGCCTACTCCGACGAGATCCTGCTGGTGGCACGCACCAGCCCGTTCGCGCTGACGCGGTCGTTCGACGCCGAGCGGGTCGCGCGGCTGCACGCCGCCACCGTCGGGGTGCTGCGGGAGGCCGTCGCGACGTCCGCGGGCCGGCCGGCCGCCGAGCTGAAGGACGCCAAGCGCCGGGGCATGCGCGTGCACGGGCGCACGGGCCTGCCCTGCCCCGGCTGGGACGGGGTGCCGTGCGGGGACACGGTGCACGAGGTGTCGTTCGCGGACTCCTCGCTGCAGTACTGCCCGACGTGCCAGACCGGCGGCACGCCGCTGGCCGACCGGCGGATGTCCCGGCTGCTGCGCTGA
- a CDS encoding proline--tRNA ligase: MLLRLSTLFVRTLREDPADAEVASHRLLVRAGYIRRAAPGIYTWLPLGLRVLGKVEQVVREEMAAAGAQEVHFPALLPKEPYEATGRWAEYGPNIFRLKDRREADYLLAPTHEEMFTLLVKDLYSSYKDLPLTLFQIQTKYRDEARPRAGLIRGREFVMKDAYSFDVDDAGLEASYQAQRDAYERIFTRLGLEYVAVAATSGAMGGSRSEEFLTPTAIGEDTFVRSPGGYAANVEAVTTVVPDAVPWDDAPAAHVEDTPDTPTIDSLVALANARFPRPDRPWTGADTLKNVVLALAHPTGERELLVVGLPGDREVDLKRLDAAVAPAEVEPAVEADFAAHPELVKGYIGPAVLGPNREGLDADAEGRTAVRYLLDPRVVPGTRWITGANEQGRHVFDLVAGRDFTADGTVEAAEVRAGDPAPDGSGPLELARGIEIGHIFALGRKYAQALGLTVLDQNGKSQVVTMGSYGIGVSRVLAALAEANHDDRGLAWPAQVAPALVHVVATGKDATVFEAAESLARTLDSRGIEVLYDDRPKVSPGVKFADAELLGVPLTVVVGRGLADGVVEVRPRVATPDGPQAEQVPVADAADRVAELVDALLAR; this comes from the coding sequence ATGCTGCTTCGCCTCTCCACGCTCTTCGTCCGCACCCTGCGCGAGGACCCGGCCGACGCGGAGGTGGCCAGCCACCGGCTGCTCGTCCGCGCGGGCTACATCCGCCGCGCCGCCCCCGGCATCTACACGTGGCTGCCGCTGGGGCTGCGGGTGCTCGGCAAGGTCGAGCAGGTCGTGCGCGAGGAGATGGCCGCGGCCGGCGCGCAGGAGGTGCACTTCCCGGCGCTGCTGCCGAAGGAGCCGTACGAGGCGACGGGACGCTGGGCGGAGTACGGGCCGAACATCTTCCGCCTGAAGGACCGCCGCGAGGCCGACTACCTGCTGGCGCCCACCCACGAGGAGATGTTCACGCTCCTGGTCAAGGACCTGTACTCCTCGTACAAGGACCTGCCGCTCACGCTCTTCCAGATCCAGACGAAGTACCGCGACGAGGCCCGCCCGCGCGCCGGGCTGATCCGCGGGCGCGAGTTCGTCATGAAGGACGCGTACTCCTTCGACGTCGACGACGCCGGGCTCGAGGCGTCCTACCAGGCGCAGCGCGACGCGTACGAGCGGATCTTCACGCGCCTCGGCCTGGAGTACGTGGCCGTGGCCGCGACGTCGGGCGCGATGGGCGGCTCCCGCTCCGAGGAGTTCCTCACCCCGACGGCGATCGGCGAGGACACCTTCGTGCGGTCCCCCGGGGGCTACGCGGCGAACGTCGAGGCCGTCACGACCGTCGTGCCCGACGCCGTGCCGTGGGACGACGCGCCCGCAGCCCACGTCGAGGACACCCCCGACACCCCGACGATCGACTCGCTCGTCGCCCTCGCGAACGCCCGCTTCCCCCGCCCGGACCGGCCGTGGACCGGGGCGGACACGCTGAAGAACGTGGTCCTGGCGCTGGCCCACCCGACCGGGGAGCGCGAGCTCCTGGTCGTCGGGCTCCCCGGGGACCGCGAGGTCGACCTCAAGCGCCTGGACGCCGCGGTCGCGCCGGCCGAGGTCGAGCCGGCGGTCGAGGCCGACTTCGCCGCGCACCCCGAGCTCGTCAAGGGCTACATCGGCCCGGCCGTGCTCGGCCCGAACCGCGAGGGGCTGGACGCCGACGCCGAGGGCCGCACCGCCGTGCGCTACCTGCTCGACCCGCGCGTCGTGCCCGGCACCCGGTGGATCACCGGCGCGAACGAGCAGGGCCGCCACGTCTTCGACCTGGTCGCCGGGCGGGACTTCACGGCCGACGGCACCGTCGAGGCCGCCGAGGTCCGCGCCGGTGACCCCGCCCCGGACGGGTCCGGGCCGCTGGAGCTCGCGCGCGGCATCGAGATCGGCCACATCTTCGCGCTGGGCCGCAAGTACGCCCAGGCGCTCGGGCTGACCGTGCTCGACCAGAACGGCAAGTCGCAGGTCGTCACGATGGGCTCCTACGGCATCGGGGTCAGCCGCGTCCTCGCCGCGCTGGCGGAGGCCAACCACGACGACCGCGGCCTCGCGTGGCCGGCCCAGGTGGCGCCCGCGCTGGTGCACGTCGTCGCGACCGGCAAGGACGCCACGGTGTTCGAGGCCGCGGAGTCGCTGGCCCGCACGCTCGACTCGCGCGGCATCGAGGTGCTGTACGACGACCGGCCCAAGGTCTCTCCGGGCGTGAAGTTCGCCGACGCCGAGCTGCTGGGCGTGCCGCTGACCGTCGTGGTCGGACGCGGCCTCGCGGACGGCGTCGTGGAGGTGCGGCCCCGCGTCGCGACCCCTGACGGCCCGCAGGCGGAGCAGGTGCCGGTCGCGGACGCCGCGGACCGCGTCGCGGAGCTCGTGGACGCGCTCCTCGCCCGCTGA
- a CDS encoding GGDEF domain-containing protein, with the protein MSAPSPAPRDLPVARRSGDPTLGLIRRVLLVCLGAGAVAIASVAVARWDDPLLRVVSPVLLAVVIAFGWVLLRRPRTTIPVARLVLSAFDVLWLGVLASRLGAGSGGWDALFPTTFMGLALFVVIGFLVYPTRFAVLHAGVLVVATPAVGLAALAVGPDDGRRGAHGVDLLRYAMYLAVLAAMVWVLSRTKEHATRAFLVAEHASAEAASMREMAYRDALTGAANRRRLEEELAYQARVVGSGLDVALVYLDLDRFKLVNDTLGHAVGDRVLVAVAHTLEQQVRSGDLVARLGGEEFVVVAPGMGPGDAREMAERLRGLLPGAVQRAADVHVTASLGVTALRPGEEPSAAIARVDELMYRAKRAGRDRVASDDTAVGTAVGAAPDTADVQPAPRSRGQDMGSSDRRHPATDHR; encoded by the coding sequence ATGTCCGCACCGTCGCCCGCCCCGCGGGACCTGCCCGTGGCACGCCGGTCCGGCGACCCGACGCTCGGGCTGATCCGCCGCGTGCTGCTGGTGTGCCTCGGCGCGGGTGCGGTCGCGATCGCCTCGGTCGCCGTGGCCCGGTGGGACGACCCGCTGCTGCGGGTGGTGTCCCCGGTCCTGCTCGCCGTGGTGATCGCCTTCGGGTGGGTGCTGCTCCGGCGGCCGCGCACGACGATCCCCGTCGCCCGCCTGGTGCTGTCGGCCTTCGACGTGCTGTGGCTCGGCGTCCTGGCGTCCCGGCTCGGCGCGGGCAGCGGCGGGTGGGACGCGCTGTTCCCCACGACGTTCATGGGCCTCGCGCTGTTCGTGGTCATCGGGTTCCTCGTCTACCCGACGCGGTTCGCGGTGCTGCACGCCGGCGTCCTGGTGGTCGCGACGCCGGCGGTGGGTCTCGCGGCGCTCGCGGTCGGACCGGACGACGGACGCCGCGGCGCGCACGGCGTCGACCTGCTGCGGTACGCGATGTACCTGGCGGTGCTCGCGGCGATGGTCTGGGTGCTGTCCCGCACCAAGGAGCACGCGACCCGCGCGTTCCTCGTCGCCGAGCACGCCAGCGCGGAGGCGGCGAGCATGCGCGAGATGGCCTACCGGGACGCGCTGACCGGAGCGGCGAACCGCCGCCGGCTCGAGGAGGAGCTGGCGTACCAGGCGCGGGTCGTCGGGTCCGGGCTGGACGTCGCGCTCGTCTACCTGGACCTCGACCGGTTCAAGCTCGTCAACGACACCCTGGGGCACGCGGTGGGCGACCGGGTGCTCGTCGCCGTGGCCCACACCCTCGAGCAGCAGGTCCGGTCGGGCGACCTCGTCGCGCGGCTGGGCGGCGAGGAGTTCGTCGTCGTCGCCCCCGGCATGGGACCCGGCGACGCCCGCGAGATGGCCGAGCGGCTGCGCGGTCTGCTCCCCGGGGCCGTGCAGCGCGCGGCCGACGTCCACGTCACGGCGAGCCTCGGCGTCACGGCCCTGCGCCCGGGCGAGGAGCCGTCGGCGGCCATCGCGCGCGTGGACGAGCTCATGTACCGCGCCAAGCGCGCGGGGCGGGACCGGGTCGCGTCGGACGACACTGCGGTCGGCACGGCGGTCGGCGCAGCGCCCGACACCGCCGACGTCCAGCCGGCGCCCAGGTCCAGGGGGCAGGATATGGGGTCGTCCGACCGTCGCCACCCGGCGACCGACCACCGCTGA
- the ispG gene encoding flavodoxin-dependent (E)-4-hydroxy-3-methylbut-2-enyl-diphosphate synthase gives MPEAPAPVLAPRRPTRKIRVGKVEVGGDAPVSVQSMTTTLTADVNATLQQIAELTAAGCDIVRVAVPSQDDADALPAIARKSQIPVVADIHFQPRYVFAAIDAGCAAVRVNPGNIRKFDDQVKEIARAAQDAGVSLRIGVNAGSLDPRLLAKYGRATPEALVESAVWEASLFEEHDFHDFKISVKHNDPVVMVRAYELLSERGDWPLHLGVTEAGPAFQGTIKSATAFGALLSKGIGDTIRVSLSAPPVEEVKVGIQILQSLNLRPRKLEIVSCPSCGRAQVDVYTLAERVTAGLEGLEVPLRVAVMGCVVNGPGEAREADLGVASGNGKGQIFVRGEVVRTVPESAIVETLIDEAMRIAESMDAAQDGSGGPVVTVG, from the coding sequence ATGCCGGAGGCACCCGCTCCCGTGCTGGCCCCGCGGCGGCCCACCCGCAAGATCCGCGTCGGCAAGGTCGAGGTCGGCGGCGACGCGCCCGTCAGCGTCCAGTCGATGACGACGACGCTCACCGCGGACGTCAACGCCACCCTGCAGCAGATCGCCGAGCTGACCGCGGCGGGCTGCGACATCGTGCGGGTCGCGGTGCCGAGCCAGGACGACGCCGACGCGCTGCCGGCGATCGCCCGCAAGTCGCAGATCCCCGTGGTCGCCGACATCCACTTCCAGCCGCGCTACGTGTTCGCGGCCATCGACGCGGGCTGCGCCGCCGTCCGCGTCAACCCGGGCAACATCCGCAAGTTCGACGACCAGGTCAAGGAGATCGCCCGCGCGGCGCAGGACGCCGGGGTGTCCCTGCGCATCGGCGTGAACGCCGGTTCGCTGGACCCGCGGCTGCTCGCGAAGTACGGGAGGGCGACGCCGGAGGCCCTGGTGGAGTCGGCCGTGTGGGAGGCGTCGCTGTTCGAGGAGCACGACTTCCACGACTTCAAGATCTCGGTGAAGCACAACGACCCCGTCGTGATGGTGCGCGCCTACGAGCTGCTGTCCGAGCGCGGCGACTGGCCGCTGCACCTCGGGGTGACCGAGGCCGGCCCCGCGTTCCAGGGCACGATCAAGTCGGCGACGGCGTTCGGGGCGCTGCTGAGCAAGGGCATCGGCGACACCATCCGCGTGTCGCTGTCCGCGCCGCCGGTCGAGGAGGTCAAGGTCGGGATCCAGATCCTGCAGTCGCTCAACCTGCGGCCCCGCAAGCTGGAGATCGTGTCCTGCCCGTCGTGCGGGCGGGCGCAGGTGGACGTGTACACGCTCGCCGAGCGGGTGACGGCCGGGCTCGAGGGGCTGGAGGTCCCGCTGCGCGTCGCCGTCATGGGCTGCGTGGTGAACGGCCCCGGCGAGGCCCGCGAGGCCGACCTCGGCGTGGCGTCCGGCAACGGCAAGGGGCAGATCTTCGTGCGCGGCGAGGTCGTGCGCACCGTGCCGGAGTCCGCGATCGTCGAGACGCTCATCGACGAGGCCATGCGGATCGCCGAGAGCATGGACGCGGCGCAGGACGGCAGCGGCGGGCCCGTCGTCACGGTGGGCTGA
- a CDS encoding saccharopine dehydrogenase C-terminal domain-containing protein produces the protein MRVVVVGSGGVGDAVARIAARRQFFELLVVADRDPGRAARTVAAAAGRDVVGGRFVAAQVDASDPAAVAALLREHRATHVLNAVDPRFVMPVFDAALAAGVDYLDMAMSLSTPHPDAPYEQVGVKLGDRQLARAADWEAAGRLALLGIGVEPGLSDVFARYAADHLFDRIEELGVRDGANLVVRGEDGEPVFAPSFSIWTTIEECLNPPVVYDAARARAAGDRDAGWHTVPPFHEPEVFDFPAPVGPVECVHVEHEEVLLMPRWVDAERVTFKYGLGEEFIGVLRTLHTLGLDSTVPVRVGGVEVSPRDVVAAVLPDPATLGDRMSGSTCAGLLVTGTGKDGAPREVYLHHLVDNAWSMAEYGAQCVVWQTAVNPVVALELLAQGTWSGTGVLGPEAFDAVPFLELLAAPGPQGYGSPWGLDERTPAVAAAG, from the coding sequence ATGCGGGTCGTCGTGGTCGGCAGCGGCGGGGTGGGCGACGCGGTCGCCCGGATCGCCGCCCGGCGCCAGTTCTTCGAGCTCCTGGTGGTCGCGGACCGTGACCCCGGGCGGGCGGCCCGCACGGTCGCCGCCGCGGCCGGGCGGGACGTCGTCGGCGGGCGGTTCGTCGCCGCGCAGGTCGACGCCTCGGACCCCGCGGCCGTCGCGGCCCTGCTGCGGGAGCACCGCGCCACGCACGTCCTCAACGCCGTCGACCCGCGCTTCGTGATGCCGGTGTTCGACGCGGCGCTCGCGGCCGGGGTGGACTACCTCGACATGGCGATGTCCCTGTCGACGCCGCACCCCGACGCCCCGTACGAGCAGGTGGGCGTGAAGCTGGGGGACCGGCAGCTCGCCCGGGCCGCCGACTGGGAGGCCGCGGGCCGCCTCGCGCTGCTGGGCATCGGCGTCGAGCCGGGGCTGTCCGACGTCTTCGCGCGGTACGCCGCCGACCACCTGTTCGACCGGATCGAGGAGCTCGGGGTGCGCGACGGCGCGAACCTCGTGGTGCGAGGCGAGGACGGCGAGCCGGTGTTCGCCCCGTCGTTCTCCATCTGGACGACCATCGAGGAGTGCCTCAACCCGCCGGTGGTCTACGACGCGGCGCGCGCCCGGGCCGCGGGGGACCGCGACGCGGGGTGGCACACCGTCCCGCCGTTCCACGAGCCGGAGGTGTTCGACTTCCCGGCGCCGGTCGGCCCGGTGGAGTGCGTGCACGTGGAGCACGAGGAGGTGCTGCTCATGCCGCGGTGGGTGGACGCCGAGCGCGTCACGTTCAAGTACGGCCTCGGCGAGGAGTTCATCGGCGTGCTGCGGACCCTGCACACCCTGGGCCTCGACTCCACCGTGCCCGTGCGGGTCGGCGGCGTCGAGGTCAGCCCCCGCGACGTCGTGGCGGCGGTCCTGCCCGACCCGGCGACCCTGGGCGACCGCATGTCCGGCTCCACGTGCGCCGGGCTGCTCGTCACGGGGACCGGCAAGGACGGCGCGCCCCGCGAGGTCTACCTGCACCACCTCGTGGACAACGCCTGGTCGATGGCGGAGTACGGCGCGCAGTGCGTGGTGTGGCAGACCGCGGTCAACCCCGTCGTCGCCCTGGAGCTGCTCGCGCAGGGCACGTGGTCGGGGACCGGGGTGCTCGGGCCGGAGGCGTTCGACGCGGTGCCGTTCCTGGAGCTGCTGGCGGCACCCGGGCCGCAGGGGTACGGATCGCCCTGGGGGCTGGACGAGCGCACGCCGGCGGTGGCCGCCGCCGGGTGA